In Pseudonocardia sp. C8, one genomic interval encodes:
- a CDS encoding cupin domain-containing protein codes for MTAGGGIVARRAGDGSLRVLLAAAHSDGALGAIELAMAPGSPGPPLHVHPTHGEGFYVLAGRPGLQVGDEVIVAEPGDWAFAPREVPHTLANHGSAEARLLCVFAPGGFERRFERILAETTGAPPPPGPSPEEEATRVLGPPLAPPS; via the coding sequence ATGACGGCCGGCGGCGGGATCGTCGCCCGCCGCGCCGGCGACGGCTCGCTGCGGGTGCTGCTGGCGGCGGCGCACAGCGACGGCGCCCTCGGCGCGATCGAGCTCGCGATGGCCCCCGGCAGCCCCGGGCCGCCGCTGCACGTGCACCCCACGCACGGCGAGGGGTTCTACGTGCTCGCGGGCCGGCCCGGCCTGCAGGTCGGCGACGAGGTGATCGTCGCCGAGCCGGGCGACTGGGCGTTCGCGCCCCGCGAGGTGCCGCACACGCTGGCCAACCACGGCAGCGCCGAGGCCCGCCTGCTGTGCGTGTTCGCGCCCGGCGGCTTCGAGCGCCGCTTCGAACGCATCCTCGCCGAGACGACCGGTGCGCCCCCACCGCCCGGGCCGTCCCCGGAGGAGGAGGCGACGCGCGTCCTCGGCCCGCCGCTGGCGCCGCCGTCGTAG
- a CDS encoding DUF664 domain-containing protein: MAETIEEFDRVRAQLLAAVAEADPAGDTMAPPAPSGTASSTPALHARYYLVHFVEEWSRHAGHADIIREQIDGAPGNPPGVRPAGLWVGSARISERSLLPVPRERIPYD, from the coding sequence GTGGCCGAGACCATCGAAGAGTTTGACCGGGTACGGGCACAGCTACTGGCCGCGGTCGCCGAGGCCGATCCGGCCGGCGACACCATGGCGCCTCCCGCACCGAGTGGTACGGCATCTTCGACGCCCGCCCTCCACGCTCGCTACTACCTGGTGCATTTCGTCGAGGAGTGGAGCCGGCACGCGGGCCATGCCGACATCATCCGCGAGCAGATCGACGGCGCCCCGGGCAACCCTCCTGGCGTGAGACCGGCCGGGCTGTGGGTGGGCAGCGCGCGTATCAGCGAGCGTTCCCTGCTTCCAGTTCCGCGAGAGCGGATTCCATATGACTGA
- a CDS encoding dihydrofolate reductase family protein, giving the protein MTVSVDGYVAGPADGVDAPMGAGGFRLFNWLDRRHEPGPDNQVYTEMLATRAVISGRRTYEHAGRWHGDHHDGVPVFVLTHDVPDDPPPGAVRYVTDVRGCAAQARAAAGDADVMVHGAGAAQALLRAGELDELELHLVPVLLGQGRRLFEHLPAEHVELELVRRLMSAPEVPDPAQQVTHLRYRVR; this is encoded by the coding sequence ATGACCGTATCCGTGGACGGCTACGTCGCCGGGCCGGCCGACGGCGTCGACGCCCCGATGGGGGCCGGCGGGTTCCGCCTGTTCAACTGGCTCGACCGGCGCCACGAACCCGGACCGGACAACCAGGTGTACACCGAGATGCTGGCCACCCGCGCCGTGATCTCCGGGCGCCGCACCTACGAGCACGCCGGCCGGTGGCACGGCGACCACCACGACGGCGTCCCGGTGTTCGTGCTGACCCACGACGTCCCGGACGACCCGCCGCCGGGTGCCGTCCGCTACGTCACCGACGTGCGCGGCTGCGCCGCGCAGGCCCGCGCCGCGGCCGGCGACGCCGACGTCATGGTGCACGGAGCCGGTGCGGCGCAGGCGCTGCTGCGGGCCGGGGAGCTCGACGAGCTCGAACTGCACCTGGTGCCGGTCCTGCTCGGGCAGGGCAGGCGGCTGTTCGAGCACCTGCCCGCCGAGCACGTCGAGCTCGAGCTGGTCCGCCGGTTGATGTCCGCACCCGAGGTCCCGGATCCCGCGCAGCAGGTCACGCATCTGCGCTACCGGGTCCGGTGA
- a CDS encoding SPFH domain-containing protein, giving the protein MDSGLIITVILLVLVITVVVKSIVIVPQEWAYIIERLGRYHSTREGGPAILVPFVDRTRERVDLREQVVSFPPQPVITQDNLTVNIDTVVYFKVNDAKSAVYEIANYIAGVEQITTTTLRNVVGGMTLEQTLTSRDRINTVLRGELDEATERWGIRVARVEIKAIDPPPSIQESMERQMKADREKRAMILNAEGQRESAIRSAEGQKQSQILTAEGAKQAAILEAEAERQSEILRAQGRRAAQYLEAQGEAKAIEKKFAAIKAGRPTPELLAYEYLQTLPEMAQGEASKLWVVPSDFGKALEGFTKMLGAPGEDGVFRYTPSPDDGTVSRPAEDDESLEDWFDVSTDPEIARQVAEATAAAQKEVPPVGEQTPSAGNGGGASAAQLEAARPVPGPDPAAHPNGAQEPRG; this is encoded by the coding sequence ATGGATTCCGGTTTGATCATCACGGTGATCCTGCTGGTGCTGGTGATCACGGTCGTCGTCAAGTCGATCGTGATCGTGCCGCAGGAGTGGGCGTACATCATCGAGCGGCTCGGCCGCTACCACAGCACCCGGGAGGGCGGCCCGGCCATCCTGGTGCCGTTCGTGGACCGCACCCGCGAGCGGGTCGATTTGCGCGAGCAGGTCGTGTCGTTCCCGCCGCAGCCGGTCATCACCCAGGACAACCTGACCGTCAACATCGACACCGTCGTCTACTTCAAGGTCAACGACGCCAAGTCGGCGGTCTACGAGATCGCCAACTACATCGCGGGCGTCGAGCAGATCACCACCACCACGCTGCGGAACGTGGTCGGCGGCATGACCCTGGAGCAGACGCTCACCTCGCGGGACCGGATCAACACGGTGCTGCGCGGCGAGCTCGACGAGGCCACCGAGCGCTGGGGCATCCGGGTCGCACGGGTGGAGATCAAGGCGATCGACCCGCCGCCGTCCATCCAGGAGTCGATGGAGCGGCAGATGAAGGCCGACCGCGAGAAGCGGGCCATGATCCTCAACGCGGAGGGGCAGCGGGAGTCGGCCATCCGCAGCGCCGAGGGTCAGAAGCAGTCGCAGATCCTCACCGCCGAGGGCGCCAAGCAGGCCGCGATCCTGGAGGCCGAGGCGGAGCGGCAGTCCGAGATCCTGCGGGCGCAGGGCCGCCGGGCCGCCCAGTACCTCGAGGCGCAGGGCGAGGCGAAGGCGATCGAGAAGAAGTTCGCCGCGATCAAGGCCGGGCGGCCGACCCCGGAGCTGCTCGCCTACGAGTACCTGCAGACGCTGCCGGAGATGGCGCAGGGCGAGGCCAGCAAGCTGTGGGTGGTGCCCTCGGACTTCGGCAAGGCCCTCGAGGGCTTCACGAAGATGCTCGGTGCGCCGGGCGAGGACGGGGTGTTCCGCTACACCCCGAGCCCGGACGACGGCACGGTGTCCCGGCCGGCCGAGGACGACGAGTCCCTCGAGGACTGGTTCGACGTCTCCACCGACCCGGAGATCGCCCGCCAGGTCGCCGAGGCCACCGCGGCCGCGCAGAAGGAGGTGCCGCCGGTGGGGGAGCAGACCCCGTCGGCCGGCAACGGTGGCGGCGCCTCCGCGGCGCAGCTGGAGGCCGCGCGCCCGGTGCCGGGCCCGGACCCGGCCGCTCACCCCAACGGCGCCCAGGAGCCGCGGGGCTGA
- a CDS encoding DUF664 domain-containing protein, whose protein sequence is MDEQLTAIRAAAFGLTEEQARETPCRSAPSVGGIIKHTVYVMR, encoded by the coding sequence ATGGACGAGCAGCTCACGGCCATCCGTGCCGCCGCGTTCGGCCTGACCGAGGAGCAGGCCCGCGAGACACCGTGCCGGAGTGCGCCGTCGGTCGGCGGCATCATCAAGCACACCGTCTACGTCATGCGATGA
- a CDS encoding response regulator receiver protein produces the protein MTDTAVRCGYSRCRAELPPPGPRGGRPRSFCRDTRWEGGRTCAQMARAEREALGALGLDAGAGAFALDADRVREQVTAVTGPVAELAAALDAVQTRLDEVERDALAATEQARARAAEADAARQAAEQERETALRRAREAEAAAADARRERAEAVTRAEEAAVAALEATEALGAARQQATDAVAARDQALDDARTARSEAAVAQREREEATLVARTVGHERDAALDRAFAREGERDEARQERDALRAELDGARAENAELRAEASALRTAAETARSDAENARLAGETARTEADAVRSEATTVRAEADGLRSELATAQAERDRLRAEVDEARTARDAARREAGDRHAGSEEARRDAGTEAGTVPARLHPDDVAALAAALRGM, from the coding sequence GTGACCGACACCGCCGTACGCTGCGGCTACAGCCGCTGCCGCGCCGAACTGCCCCCGCCCGGCCCCCGGGGAGGCAGGCCGCGCTCGTTCTGCCGGGACACCCGGTGGGAGGGCGGCCGGACCTGCGCCCAGATGGCGCGGGCCGAGCGGGAGGCGCTCGGCGCGCTCGGCCTCGACGCGGGGGCCGGCGCGTTCGCCCTGGACGCCGACAGGGTGCGCGAGCAGGTGACCGCGGTGACCGGGCCCGTCGCCGAGCTCGCCGCCGCGCTGGACGCGGTGCAGACCCGGCTCGACGAGGTGGAGCGCGACGCGCTGGCCGCGACCGAGCAGGCCCGTGCCCGGGCCGCGGAGGCCGACGCGGCCCGTCAGGCCGCCGAGCAGGAGCGCGAGACCGCGCTGCGCCGGGCCCGTGAGGCCGAGGCCGCCGCCGCGGACGCCCGCCGGGAACGCGCCGAGGCGGTCACCCGGGCCGAGGAGGCCGCCGTGGCCGCGCTCGAGGCGACCGAGGCGCTCGGCGCCGCCCGCCAGCAGGCGACCGACGCCGTCGCAGCCCGCGACCAGGCCCTCGACGACGCGCGGACCGCCCGGAGCGAGGCCGCCGTCGCGCAGCGCGAACGCGAGGAGGCGACACTGGTCGCCCGGACCGTGGGGCACGAGCGGGACGCGGCACTCGACCGCGCGTTCGCCCGTGAGGGCGAGCGCGACGAGGCCCGGCAGGAGCGGGACGCGTTGCGCGCCGAACTCGACGGGGCCCGTGCGGAGAACGCGGAGCTGCGCGCCGAGGCGTCGGCGCTGCGGACGGCGGCGGAGACCGCGCGTTCGGACGCGGAGAATGCACGGCTGGCGGGGGAGACCGCACGGACGGAAGCTGATGCGGTGCGCTCGGAGGCGACGACCGTGCGGGCCGAGGCGGACGGGTTGCGTTCGGAGCTGGCGACCGCGCAGGCCGAGCGGGACAGGCTCCGGGCGGAGGTGGACGAGGCACGGACCGCACGGGACGCGGCGCGCCGGGAGGCCGGCGATCGGCATGCCGGCAGCGAGGAAGCCCGCCGGGACGCCGGTACCGAGGCCGGGACCGTGCCCGCGCGCCTGCACCCCGACGACGTCGCCGCGCTCGCCGCCGCCCTCCGAGGTATGTGA
- a CDS encoding potassium channel family protein: MGTTADGTDPESRLRAWERRTDLPLTVLSVGFLVLYAVEVLATAPGSATWHGIEVVLWLVWAVFVVDVVIRFVLARDRRRFVLDNPLDVLVVLAPFLRFLRLVRLLSAVSVLTRTLRDDLRGRVSTYLVVTVSLLGFVAALGVYEAERHAPEATITSFGDSLWWVLTTITTVGYGDRYPVTVEGRLVAAGLMLAGIAVLGTVTATIATWFTQQIEESRAAAEAAEAAAGRAGPPRSPEPETWDAVLEELRRLRERLDELEDRPRP, encoded by the coding sequence ATGGGCACCACGGCGGACGGCACCGATCCCGAGTCGCGGCTGCGGGCGTGGGAGCGCCGCACCGACCTCCCACTGACGGTGCTGTCGGTCGGGTTCCTCGTGCTGTACGCGGTCGAGGTGCTCGCGACCGCACCCGGCTCGGCCACCTGGCACGGCATCGAGGTGGTGCTGTGGCTGGTGTGGGCGGTGTTCGTGGTCGACGTCGTGATCCGGTTCGTGCTGGCCCGCGACCGCAGGCGGTTCGTGCTCGACAACCCGCTCGACGTCCTGGTCGTGCTGGCCCCGTTCCTGCGGTTCCTGCGCCTGGTGCGGCTGCTGAGCGCGGTGTCGGTACTGACCCGGACACTGCGCGACGACCTGCGCGGGCGGGTCAGCACCTACCTGGTGGTCACGGTGTCGCTGCTGGGGTTCGTCGCCGCACTCGGCGTGTACGAGGCCGAACGCCACGCCCCGGAGGCGACGATCACCTCGTTCGGCGACTCGCTGTGGTGGGTGCTGACGACGATCACGACGGTCGGCTACGGCGACCGGTACCCGGTGACGGTGGAGGGCCGGCTGGTCGCGGCCGGGCTGATGCTGGCCGGCATCGCGGTGCTGGGCACGGTGACCGCGACGATCGCGACCTGGTTCACCCAGCAGATCGAGGAGTCCCGGGCCGCCGCCGAAGCGGCCGAGGCCGCCGCGGGCCGGGCGGGTCCGCCCCGCTCCCCCGAGCCGGAGACCTGGGACGCGGTGCTCGAGGAGCTGCGGCGGCTGCGGGAGCGGCTCGACGAGCTGGAGGACCGGCCCCGGCCTTGA
- a CDS encoding NfeD family protein: MTPALIWLLVGVALVGAELVSGELFLVMLGGGALAAAGGAALGLGALGSAGLFAVVSVLLLLAVRPAAKRKLQERMGSLERHQDRFVGAAAEVVRRVDGTGGQVRIGKELWSARSLDGHEVLEEGSTATVLQVTGAAVLVTGRGELPSP; this comes from the coding sequence ATGACACCGGCACTGATCTGGCTGCTCGTCGGGGTGGCGCTGGTCGGGGCCGAGCTCGTCTCCGGTGAGCTGTTCCTCGTGATGCTCGGCGGTGGCGCGCTCGCCGCGGCCGGCGGCGCCGCGCTCGGGCTCGGCGCGCTCGGGAGCGCGGGGCTGTTCGCGGTCGTGTCCGTGCTGTTGCTGCTGGCCGTGCGGCCGGCCGCGAAGCGGAAGCTGCAGGAGCGGATGGGGTCGCTGGAGCGCCACCAGGACCGGTTCGTCGGCGCCGCCGCCGAGGTCGTCCGGCGGGTGGACGGCACGGGCGGCCAGGTGCGGATCGGCAAGGAGCTCTGGTCGGCCCGGTCGCTGGACGGCCACGAGGTCCTGGAGGAGGGCTCGACCGCCACCGTCCTGCAGGTCACCGGGGCGGCCGTGCTCGTGACCGGCCGGGGGGAACTGCCGTCGCCCTGA
- a CDS encoding dihydrofolate reductase family protein, whose translation MGELHVNMHTTLDGVIQANGGPTAQDGDFRYAGWQWPYLDSDSGAQVDADVQASDALLLGRTTYDIFRSYWPGQPSEIGRVFDRVPKYVASRGAPELSWDTSTQVTDVATEVRDLRARHEQIHTWGSANLLQTLFREGLVDQVNLWVYPVVLGEGNKLFPDGTAATRFAQVEPPRSFPGGVVLMRYRCLEGPPETREVATATTAAD comes from the coding sequence ATGGGTGAGCTGCACGTCAACATGCACACCACGCTCGACGGTGTGATCCAGGCCAACGGTGGCCCGACCGCGCAGGACGGGGATTTCCGGTACGCCGGCTGGCAGTGGCCGTACCTGGACTCCGACTCCGGCGCACAGGTGGATGCGGATGTTCAGGCGTCCGACGCACTGCTGCTGGGGCGCACGACCTACGACATCTTCCGGTCCTACTGGCCGGGCCAGCCCAGCGAGATCGGGCGGGTCTTCGACCGGGTCCCCAAGTACGTCGCCTCCCGCGGGGCGCCCGAGCTGTCCTGGGACACCAGCACGCAGGTGACCGACGTCGCCACCGAGGTTCGGGATCTGCGGGCCCGGCACGAACAGATCCACACCTGGGGCAGCGCGAACCTGCTGCAGACCCTGTTCCGGGAGGGGCTGGTCGACCAGGTCAATCTCTGGGTCTATCCGGTGGTGCTCGGGGAGGGAAACAAGCTGTTCCCGGACGGCACGGCGGCCACCCGGTTCGCGCAGGTCGAGCCGCCGAGGTCGTTCCCGGGAGGCGTGGTGCTGATGCGCTACCGCTGCCTCGAGGGTCCCCCGGAGACGAGGGAGGTGGCCACGGCCACCACCGCGGCGGACTGA
- a CDS encoding DMT family transporter, whose protein sequence is MGALLALASAVSYGLSDVLGGVLSRRTSFIRVALLGQVGGLLSMALLAPLFSATVPAVADLAWGALSGVGTGLGMVFLFRGMSRGAMSVVVPVSAVGGVALPGSVGVVVLGERPAPLAWTGIAVALPALWAVSRGKAGDGRSARAVVDGLVSGGGIALQYLALAQAAPESAAWPVVAGRVTSILTIAALGATPYLSRTRHADDGQRRGLGLGAALAGALAGLALLCYLLATRTALITVAVVLSSLYPVIPALLGITVLRERLTSRQTLGLVATLAAPVLIATPEASAASR, encoded by the coding sequence GTGGGCGCGCTGCTCGCACTCGCCTCGGCGGTCAGCTACGGCTTGTCCGACGTTCTCGGCGGTGTGCTGTCCCGGCGCACCTCGTTCATCCGTGTCGCCCTGCTCGGCCAGGTCGGCGGCCTGCTGTCGATGGCGCTGCTCGCACCGCTGTTCTCCGCCACCGTCCCGGCCGTCGCCGATCTGGCCTGGGGCGCGCTGTCCGGCGTCGGGACCGGGCTGGGAATGGTGTTCCTGTTCCGGGGAATGAGCCGCGGCGCCATGAGCGTGGTGGTCCCGGTCAGCGCCGTGGGCGGGGTCGCCCTGCCGGGTTCGGTCGGCGTCGTCGTGCTCGGAGAGCGGCCGGCGCCACTCGCGTGGACGGGGATCGCCGTGGCCCTGCCCGCGCTGTGGGCGGTCTCGCGCGGGAAGGCCGGAGACGGGCGATCGGCGCGGGCCGTCGTCGACGGGCTGGTCTCCGGTGGCGGCATCGCCCTGCAGTACCTCGCCCTCGCCCAGGCCGCACCGGAGTCGGCAGCCTGGCCGGTCGTCGCCGGACGTGTCACCTCGATCCTCACGATCGCAGCGCTCGGCGCAACTCCGTACCTGAGCAGGACACGGCATGCGGACGACGGGCAGCGGCGCGGCCTCGGTCTCGGCGCGGCGCTCGCCGGGGCGCTGGCCGGGCTCGCTCTGCTCTGCTACCTGCTCGCCACCAGGACCGCGCTGATCACGGTCGCCGTCGTGCTGTCGTCGCTGTACCCCGTCATCCCCGCCCTGCTCGGCATCACCGTGCTCCGCGAACGGCTCACCTCCCGCCAGACACTCGGGCTCGTCGCAACACTGGCCGCGCCGGTGCTGATCGCAACGCCCGAAGCTTCCGCAGCCTCCCGCTGA
- a CDS encoding DUF3097 domain-containing protein: protein MSRSHDYRGTFDSAGTRTARRAQVPEVPAEPGLVVEDPASGFCGAVVAITGAEVTLEDRFGGRRVFPLRPAAFLYEGAPATLVRPQAARGGRTFSASGSVHVANLKARTARAARIWVEGLHDAALVERVWGHDLRVEGVVVEPLHGVDDLAAAVRDFGPGPHRRLGILVDHLVDGTKESRQAREAYRATREAQHHVLVTGHPYVDVWQAVKPSVVGIREWPVIPRGTDWKTGVCAALGWGEPADGARRVLGAVRSYRDLETPMIGAVERLIDFVTAVEEPAGP, encoded by the coding sequence ATGAGCCGGTCCCACGACTACCGCGGCACGTTCGACTCCGCCGGCACCCGGACCGCCCGGCGGGCGCAGGTGCCCGAGGTGCCGGCCGAGCCGGGACTGGTCGTGGAGGACCCGGCGAGCGGGTTCTGCGGTGCCGTCGTCGCGATCACCGGGGCCGAGGTGACCCTGGAGGACCGGTTCGGCGGGCGGCGGGTCTTCCCGCTGCGACCGGCCGCGTTCCTGTACGAGGGCGCCCCCGCGACGCTCGTGCGGCCGCAGGCGGCCCGGGGCGGGCGGACGTTCTCGGCGTCCGGTTCGGTGCACGTCGCGAACCTGAAGGCGCGCACCGCGCGGGCGGCGCGGATCTGGGTGGAGGGCCTGCACGACGCCGCCCTCGTCGAACGCGTCTGGGGACACGACCTGCGGGTCGAGGGCGTGGTCGTCGAACCGCTGCACGGGGTCGACGACCTGGCCGCCGCGGTGCGGGACTTCGGGCCCGGCCCGCACCGCCGGCTGGGCATCCTGGTCGACCACCTCGTCGACGGCACCAAGGAGTCCCGGCAGGCCCGCGAGGCCTACCGGGCGACCCGCGAGGCTCAGCATCACGTGCTGGTCACCGGGCACCCCTACGTCGACGTGTGGCAGGCGGTGAAGCCCTCGGTCGTCGGGATCCGGGAGTGGCCGGTGATCCCGCGCGGCACCGACTGGAAGACCGGCGTCTGCGCGGCACTGGGCTGGGGCGAGCCCGCCGACGGCGCGCGCCGGGTGCTGGGGGCGGTCCGCAGCTACCGCGACCTGGAGACCCCGATGATCGGCGCGGTCGAGCGGCTGATCGACTTCGTGACGGCGGTGGAGGAACCCGCCGGGCCGTAA
- a CDS encoding TIGR03560 family F420-dependent LLM class oxidoreductase, translating into MRLSISVTNFSWRGEPLAGGLSRIAEAADRGGLHGVWVADHLLQADPYGARPGESEMLEAYTTLGFLAARTERVRLGTMVSAVTFRPPALLVKAVSTLDVLSGGRALFGVGAGYLGDEATAMGLPLPAVGERFDRLEETLRIARQMWAGDQTPFVGTHHRLERPEHSPATLSRPHPPILIGGTGERRTLPLVARYADACNLFDIPDGGATARHKLAVLQRLCTEAARPFDAIEKTISTRLAPGESTTSFVERCRAFADLGIDHVCVITTGPWTEDAVAVLGAAVPGLAGLERHGPAG; encoded by the coding sequence ATGCGACTGAGCATCAGCGTCACGAACTTCTCGTGGCGGGGTGAACCCCTCGCCGGCGGCCTGTCCCGGATAGCCGAGGCCGCCGACCGCGGCGGGCTGCACGGCGTGTGGGTCGCCGACCACCTGTTGCAGGCCGACCCGTACGGCGCCCGGCCCGGGGAGTCCGAGATGCTCGAGGCCTACACCACGCTCGGGTTCCTCGCGGCCCGCACCGAGCGCGTCCGGCTGGGGACGATGGTCTCCGCGGTCACGTTCCGCCCGCCGGCGCTGCTGGTCAAGGCCGTGTCCACACTCGATGTGCTCTCCGGTGGCCGGGCGTTGTTCGGGGTCGGCGCCGGCTACCTGGGCGACGAGGCGACGGCAATGGGTCTGCCGCTGCCTGCGGTCGGCGAGCGGTTCGATCGGCTCGAGGAGACACTGCGCATCGCCCGGCAGATGTGGGCCGGCGACCAGACCCCGTTCGTGGGCACCCACCACCGGCTGGAGCGCCCGGAGCACAGCCCGGCCACGCTCAGCCGGCCGCACCCGCCGATCCTGATCGGCGGCACCGGCGAGCGGCGCACGCTGCCGCTGGTCGCCCGCTACGCCGACGCCTGCAACCTGTTCGACATCCCGGACGGCGGCGCCACGGCACGGCACAAGCTCGCCGTGCTGCAGCGGCTGTGCACCGAGGCCGCCCGACCGTTCGACGCCATCGAGAAGACGATCTCGACGCGGCTCGCGCCCGGCGAGTCCACGACGTCGTTCGTCGAACGCTGCCGGGCCTTCGCCGACCTGGGTATCGATCACGTCTGCGTGATCACCACCGGGCCGTGGACCGAGGACGCCGTGGCCGTGCTGGGCGCGGCCGTACCGGGACTGGCCGGGCTCGAACGCCACGGCCCCGCCGGATGA
- a CDS encoding MarR family transcriptional regulator produces MHDTARTANLLGAAALAVTDHALGAVSRAAGTGTSAAAALVVLLTSPELSVTELGRRVGLSQSAAARMVDSLQAAGLVERRPGTGREVRVSATSAGRDTAARLLRARTQSLSELVSVLDVHEQRALTELLTTLLTRLYTEIRSSEYLCRLCDRPSCTTNATCPVGQAERDRDG; encoded by the coding sequence ATGCATGACACTGCTCGCACCGCGAACCTTCTCGGCGCGGCTGCGCTCGCCGTGACCGATCACGCGCTCGGCGCCGTGTCTCGGGCGGCCGGCACCGGCACCAGTGCAGCGGCCGCGCTCGTCGTCCTGCTGACCTCGCCCGAGCTGAGCGTGACCGAGCTGGGCCGGCGCGTCGGCCTGAGCCAGTCCGCCGCGGCCCGCATGGTCGACTCCCTGCAGGCGGCGGGCCTCGTGGAGCGCCGCCCCGGCACGGGACGCGAAGTACGGGTGTCAGCGACGTCCGCCGGACGCGACACGGCGGCCCGGCTGCTCCGAGCCCGCACACAGTCGCTGTCCGAGCTGGTGTCCGTCCTCGACGTCCACGAGCAGCGCGCCCTGACGGAACTGCTCACCACACTGCTGACCCGCCTCTACACCGAGATCCGCAGCTCGGAGTACCTGTGCCGGCTGTGCGACCGGCCGAGCTGCACCACGAACGCGACGTGCCCGGTCGGCCAGGCCGAGCGCGACCGGGACGGCTGA
- a CDS encoding dihydrofolate reductase family protein, translating to MSTVWMHNVVSVDGFIADPDDGVGALFDCYSNGDVAIVEGGQLKVSQVTADYLRPIWAGIGSMVIGRHLFDMTNGWEGAPPAGEHVVVVSHRPKPDGWQPRATVEGPHPGPAASYYFIDDVARAVAKARELAGERTVVVAAGDVGGQAFALGLVDEVAMDVAPVVLGSGKRYFGPVDAQHLLEDPHVVIRGERVLHLRYRVRSAA from the coding sequence ATGAGTACCGTGTGGATGCACAACGTCGTGTCGGTGGACGGTTTCATCGCCGACCCGGACGACGGGGTCGGTGCCCTGTTCGACTGCTACTCCAACGGCGACGTCGCGATCGTCGAAGGCGGGCAGCTCAAGGTCTCGCAGGTCACGGCCGACTACCTCCGCCCGATCTGGGCGGGCATCGGGTCGATGGTGATCGGGCGGCACCTGTTCGACATGACCAACGGCTGGGAGGGCGCGCCGCCGGCGGGCGAGCACGTGGTGGTCGTGTCGCACCGGCCGAAGCCCGACGGATGGCAGCCACGGGCGACGGTCGAGGGCCCGCACCCGGGACCCGCGGCCTCCTACTACTTCATCGACGACGTGGCACGGGCGGTCGCGAAGGCCAGGGAGCTCGCCGGGGAACGCACCGTGGTCGTGGCAGCCGGCGACGTCGGCGGGCAGGCGTTCGCCCTCGGCCTGGTGGACGAGGTGGCGATGGACGTCGCACCGGTGGTCCTCGGTTCCGGCAAGCGCTACTTCGGCCCGGTCGACGCCCAGCACCTGCTCGAGGACCCGCACGTCGTCATCCGGGGCGAACGGGTGCTGCACCTGCGCTACCGCGTGCGATCGGCGGCCTGA
- a CDS encoding dihydrofolate reductase family protein translates to MSNTVLSMSMSVDGFIAGPHDGPGNGLGDGGHRLHEWCIGPTDTTRHGAADRLTGADRQVMDELLATGAVLVGRRTFELSGGWGGDHHDGVPIVVVSRQEPDAALRWPAVTYLGDVTSAVRAAKDAAAGKDVLVHGALTARLALAAGVLDELQIHLVPVLLGRGRRLFDAMPPDRHELELVHALDGAGVQHLRYRVRPAGRPLHGSDDEEDR, encoded by the coding sequence GTGAGCAACACCGTGCTGTCCATGTCGATGTCCGTCGACGGGTTCATCGCCGGCCCCCACGACGGACCGGGCAACGGGCTCGGTGACGGCGGGCACCGGCTGCACGAGTGGTGCATCGGGCCCACCGACACCACGCGTCACGGCGCAGCCGACCGCCTCACCGGGGCGGACCGTCAGGTCATGGACGAGCTCCTGGCCACCGGCGCGGTGCTCGTGGGCCGGCGGACGTTCGAGCTCTCCGGCGGCTGGGGCGGCGACCACCACGACGGCGTCCCGATCGTCGTCGTGAGCCGCCAGGAGCCCGACGCGGCCCTGCGATGGCCGGCGGTGACCTACCTCGGCGACGTGACGTCCGCGGTGCGCGCGGCCAAGGACGCGGCCGCCGGGAAGGACGTGCTCGTCCACGGCGCACTCACCGCCCGGCTTGCGCTGGCCGCGGGCGTGCTCGACGAGCTGCAGATCCACCTGGTCCCGGTGCTGCTCGGGCGGGGCCGCCGGTTGTTCGACGCCATGCCGCCCGACCGCCACGAGCTCGAGCTGGTGCACGCCCTGGACGGGGCGGGCGTGCAGCACCTGCGCTACCGCGTGCGGCCCGCGGGCCGGCCGCTCCACGGATCGGACGACGAGGAAGACCGATGA